A part of Capsicum annuum cultivar UCD-10X-F1 chromosome 6, UCD10Xv1.1, whole genome shotgun sequence genomic DNA contains:
- the LOC107839460 gene encoding probable steroid-binding protein 3, translating into MELTAAELKAYDGTDPSKPIYVAIKGRIFDVSTGNSFYGPGGAYSMFAGKDASRALAKMSKNEEDVTPCCDGLSDKEMGVLNDWEKKFEAKYPIVGTVV; encoded by the coding sequence ATGGAGCTAACAGCAGCTGAGCTGAAGGCGTACGACGGCACAGATCCATCAAAGCCAATATACGTAGCAATCAAAGGGCGCATCTTCGATGTGAGCACTGGCAATTCCTTCTATGGTCCTGGTGGCGCTTACTCTATGTTCGCTGGTAAAGATGCTAGCAGAGCACTTGCAAAGATGAgcaagaatgaggaagatgtTACACCATGTTGTGATGGTCTCTCCGACAAAGAGATGGGTGTTCTCAATGATTGGGAGAAGAAATTTGAAGCTAAGTACCCAATTGTTGGAACTGTCGTTTAG
- the LOC107879783 gene encoding proteinase inhibitor type-2-like, protein MAFCKVGILSLLLVSGIFLLGIEVEFGNAQKMCIQVCDPEVASMTCPSSGDEKINDVCVNCCTAAVGCKLFRSDGSLICTGTLE, encoded by the exons ATGGCCTTTTGCAAAGTTGGTATCCTTTCCCTCCTCCTAGTGTCTG GTATATTTTTGCTAGGAATTGAGGTGGAATTTGGAAATGCACAGAAAATGTGTATCCAAGTTTGTGACCCTGAAGTGGCTTCTATGACTTGTCCCTCTTCTGGAGATGAGAAAATTAATGATGTATGCGTCAACTGTTGCACAGCAGCTGTAGGCTGTAAACTCTTCCGCTCTGATGGATCGTTAATTTGCACCGGAACTCTTGAATAA